The Candidatus Promineifilum breve genome includes the window ATTACACGCCTGTCGGCGCGGATGGTTGTCATTGATAACCTGGGACTCGTCACCGGCACAGTGGAAGAGAATAGTGCGGAAATGGCTCAAGTAATGAAAAATTTCCGATGGTTAGCCGAAGAGACCGGCGCGGCCTTTCTTATCCTGCACCATCAGCGCAAGGGCGGGGCTAACGGATCGCGGCCGGGTGACGCTCTTCGAGGTCATAGTAGTATCGAGGCGGCCATTGACCTCGCGCTTCATGCAGTGCGTGAGGCGAACTCGAATCAGGTAGGATTACGTAGCACAAAAACGCGCGGCGTAGACGTGCCTAATGCCGTCATGGAATTCAGCTATGAGCACGTGCCCGGCACGAATGACCTGAGCAATGCTTACTTTACATCGGTCGCCGTTCGCCAGAATAACCTGCTACTAAAACAATCGCTACTATCTTTTGCCGAGGGCAACTCCCCCCACGGCATACCCAAAAATCGCCTACGCGAATTGGTCTATGATGACCTGGCCGGCGAATTTTCCCACGGCAAGATACGCGCCGAGATGGATCACCTCATCGAAGTCACCGGCGAATTGGGCATTACCGAAGGTCGCCAGGGGGCAAAACTAGTCATTCTAAGCGGCGGTAATGGGGTAAATAACAATGACTAAAACGGCGCTTAGACCTGTACAAAAAGCTGTACAGGGGGTGTTTTTGCGAGACCTGTATATACAGGTCATACAGCTTTGTACAGCTTGCATCGCTATATATAGAAGAGAGACCTGTACAAGCCTCATTCAGCTTACCGTTCAGCGCGTAAGCTGTACGGGTGTACACACCCTTATAAAGGTGTGTCACCTGTACACGTCTACCTTTGTAGGGGTAAATATGACAATTGATTACCGCGAATATATCCAGTCGAAAGAATGGAAGTCGAAGTCGAAAGCCGCAAAGCATAGGGCGGGATACAGATGTGAACAATGTGGGATGATGAAGCCCGAACACCTACTCCATACTCATCACCTGACGTACGAAAGATTGGGCTACGAACGGAAAAGCGATCTAAAGGTGTTGTGTAGCGATTGCCATGCAGAGGAACACGGCATCAGGCGGCCAGGAATCCCGACCCATAAAGAGATAATGGCATGGTTACGAAAGGTCTAATACTGGCGCATTTACGCCAGTGGCTACGCGCTCTTCTGCAAAGCAACAAGGAACCGCAGATGGTCTTTCTGGATAAGGTCAACAACAAGGCCACTGCTTTACGAATTGAAACTGACTGGATTCTCACCTTGAAGGCCGCCGGGGTTCCGTTGACCAATCGGCTTTATCCCGGCCATGAGGATTGGGGCCGCGAATCAAGACTGGCCCGACGGAAACGCTAAGGAATATCGACAGGAGAAGCCATGACCGCACTAGTCACCCCCACCACCCCCGCCGAATGGGCCGCCCGCATCGTCGTGCGCCATCCCGCACTGGCTCAGCCCGTCCAAAAGGCGCTGGCCCTCCCCCGGCCCGGCAGCTAACTGAGTGGGGTAGGGCGATCTAACGACAAGGCCGCCTAATCAGCGGCCTTGTTTGCTTCTCCTACTCGGAAACACCCTCCACCTCGAACAAGTCCCCCAGCCTCATGTCGGCTATTTCAGCGTCCGACATACCCAATCCCAACGATAGCATCGTGTATAGCACGGGGCCGGAAAAGTTGTCCACCTCTTCGGCCTCGGCGTACTTGACGACGGTGGGATAGGAAACGCGTCCCGACTGACTTAGCTGATGGCGATTGACTTGCATCTGGCCGAAGACGCCTCTTTTCAGTCGAAGCCGTCCGGTTGCCATCTGTCTCTCTAATGTCATCTCCATGAGTTACATTATACGGGTTTGTCTGGTCTTGTCAATAGTTGTTTCTAAACAATCGCTTGACAACTTAGTAACAAGCGTTTATACTAGGGTGTATAGAAATGACCGAATGCAAACGAAAGTAAGGACACCCGACATGCAAGCCCAGATGACCTACACCGCCCCGCCCCCGCTGCCGATGACCGCCGCCGAATGGGCCGCCCGCATCGTCGTGCGCCATCCCGCACTGGCTCAGCCCGTCCAAAAGGCGCTGGCCCTGGTCGAGGAAGGCCACGTTCACGCCCACGACCGCCGGGCCGAAGTCGTCGGCAGTGACGGCAAAAATACGTACCACCTGCGCTACATCGAAGCGACCGGCGCATGGCTTTGCACCTGCCCGGCCTTCCTCTACCGGCCGCACATGATCGGCCAGACCGCCTACTGCAAACACACCCTTGCCCGCGCCATCGCCGCCCGCGCCGACAAACACCACCACCTCCGCGTCACCGCCATCCACCGCGAACGCAACCGCCACGCATCGAGCGACGAACCCTGGACAAAAACCCCCGTCGCCTTTTTCACCGACGGCCGCCACGAAACCAGACACGCCATCACCGACGACCAATACGACCAACTCGCCGCCATAGCCACCGACGACGACTACCACGACCACGACTACATCGCCTACAACCAACCCATTCAATGGCACGACGTATTCAGCGAAGACCGAGCCTGACATGATCACCTACAACCCCCAATATACCCACATCGTCCACGCCGCCGAACGCATGGCCCTCAATGGCCTACGCGCCCAACGCACCCTCGCCGACATCCTCGCCGAGGCCCGCCGACGCTGGCGACTCCCCGAACGTCAGGTAGCCGAAACCGTCATCCGCGACATCTACAACACCCATAACGCCCAATAGGAGCACAGCCATGAAAACAACCAGCGTCACCGCACACTACGAACGCAAACTCAACACCGGCGACTACAGCAGCGTAACCCTCGGCGCCTGGGCCACCGTCGAGGTGGAAGAGGGCGACAGCGAGCACGACGCCCTGGCCCACGCCATGAGCCTCTGCCGCGAGCAAGTGCGCGAATCTGCCGCGCCATTCACCAAGCGAGCCGCCATCAACACCAGCGAGCAATTCGCCGGACTCAACGTCAACGGAGCCTAAACGCCATGATCAAGTCACACCAACAACAAATCGACCTACGCCTGCCCCGCATCGGCATCATCCGCAAAGGCGCGCCCAAGCCCCAGAAAGGCCCCGGCCGCGACCTCGACTATTTCCGCCTCGACCGCGCCGATCCCGTCGTCGCCGCCGCCTGGAACGACACCCTCGGCCCCGAACCCAAATCAATCAGCGGCATCCTCCCCTACGCCGACCCCGCCGAAAATCTGTCGATCTGGGACGAACTATGGCAAGGGCCGCGCCTCCTCTGGCGCGGCGACGGCGAACGGCTCCACATCAAACTCGACGGCAACGCCTACGTCCGCTACGCCCCCGGCGAAGGCCCCCCCCAGCCCGCCGCCGCCGGGGAGAAAGTCGGCAAGGGCAAGGTCGCCCGCCTCTCCCGCCTGCGCCTGCTGCTCCCCCAACTCCGCATCGCCGGCATCTTCGAGATCATGTCCTCATCCGCCATCGACGCCGACGAGCTATGGTCAAACCTCATGTGGATACGCTCCACCGTCGCCACCCTACAGGCCGCGCCCGTCACCGTCTTCCGCGCCGCCCGGCAATTCAACGTTCCCCAGGCCGACGGCAAAACGATGGTTGTCACCAAACACATGCTCCACCTCATGCTCGACGGCCGCTACCTCGACGCCCTCCTGCCCACCCAGGGCACACCCGCCCAACTGGCCCCCGTCCAGACCGCCGTCGCCCTGCCGTCCGGCCAGAGCGGACTCCTGTCCGACGACGACGAAGCGCCCGACGAAGGCGAATATGAAGATACCCCGGCCATCGACCCCGTGGCCGCATTTGTAGCCACAGCCGAAACCCTGCCCGGCGTTGAGGCCGTGAACTTCGCCAACGGCCGGCTGACCGCCTGGGTCAACTACGTCACCGCCGACAGCTATGACCCGGCTCATGGCGAATTCCTGACACAGGTGCTCGACCGCTATTGCAGCGCCGTCGCCGACAACGGCCACACCCACACAAAAGCCGACGCTGAAAAAGCCCGC containing:
- a CDS encoding recombination directionality factor → MIKSHQQQIDLRLPRIGIIRKGAPKPQKGPGRDLDYFRLDRADPVVAAAWNDTLGPEPKSISGILPYADPAENLSIWDELWQGPRLLWRGDGERLHIKLDGNAYVRYAPGEGPPQPAAAGEKVGKGKVARLSRLRLLLPQLRIAGIFEIMSSSAIDADELWSNLMWIRSTVATLQAAPVTVFRAARQFNVPQADGKTMVVTKHMLHLMLDGRYLDALLPTQGTPAQLAPVQTAVALPSGQSGLLSDDDEAPDEGEYEDTPAIDPVAAFVATAETLPGVEAVNFANGRLTAWVNYVTADSYDPAHGEFLTQVLDRYCSAVADNGHTHTKADAEKARADYQTGLAALNDEQDDLFGAEYDARQEEVKADLATAQGKAN
- a CDS encoding AAA family ATPase, which gives rise to MNTAYDEPPTVQRWVFRTLVEARVPRAPTEYIVDKYLATHTLNVLYGAPGSLKSMIALSLGLCVAGGLPWLRGLFGGDQGATVIQSPVIWIDLDNGQRRTDERVDAMSKAMHLPDDAPFYYLSMPTPSLRATDVESMGLLHDEITRLSARMVVIDNLGLVTGTVEENSAEMAQVMKNFRWLAEETGAAFLILHHQRKGGANGSRPGDALRGHSSIEAAIDLALHAVREANSNQVGLRSTKTRGVDVPNAVMEFSYEHVPGTNDLSNAYFTSVAVRQNNLLLKQSLLSFAEGNSPHGIPKNRLRELVYDDLAGEFSHGKIRAEMDHLIEVTGELGITEGRQGAKLVILSGGNGVNNND